The following coding sequences lie in one Phragmites australis chromosome 8, lpPhrAust1.1, whole genome shotgun sequence genomic window:
- the LOC133926193 gene encoding probable ribosome-binding factor A, chloroplastic: protein MFPCGPLAPPRLLAVVARPVSARPPPLSLRVVRCMAKERRVRMVAKQIQRELADMLTRDPILQRAVLPEAALGADRYLSSLTTIADVELSNDLQVCKVYVSVFGDERGKKVAIEGLKAKTKYVRSQIGKRMKLRLTPEIRFIEDESMERGSRILAILDKLKEEREQQEGNDGEEDAEGSNISEEEDGDWDADEPDEEDIIYVK from the exons ATGTTCCCGTGCGGCCCCCTGGCGCCGCCGCGCCTTCTCGCCGTCGTCGCGCGGCCGGTctccgcgcggccgccgccctTGTCGCTGCGCGTGGTGCGGTGCATGGCGAAGGAGCGGCGGGTGCGGATGGTGGCGAAGCAAATCCAGCGGGAGCTCGCGGACATGCTCACCCGTGACCCCATCCTGCAGCGCGCCGTGCTCCCCGAGGCCGCGCTCGGCGCTGACCGgtacctctcctccctcaccaccATCGCCGACGTCGAGCTCTCCAACGATCTCCAG GTGTGCAAGGTGTACGTGTCCGTGTTCGGGGACGAGAGGGGGAAGAAGGTGGCCATCGAGGGGCTCAAAGCCAAGACCAAGTACGTCAGGAGCCAGATAGGCAAGCGGATGAAGCTGCGCCTCACGCCCGAGATACGGTTCATCGAGGACGAGTCCATGGAGCGTGGAAGCAGG ATCCTTGCTATACTTGACAAACTAAAGGAGGAAAGGGAACAACAAGAAGGAAATgatggagaagaagatgcagaaggTTCAAATAtatcagaagaagaagatggtgacTGGGACGCAGACGAGCCAGATGAGGAGGATATCATTTATGTAAAATAG